Part of the Gemmatimonadota bacterium genome is shown below.
GTGACGATGGTGTAGTGATTCGGAAATGTCAGCGTGGGAAACGACGGGATCATCGCCTGAGCCGTGACGCCGTCGCGTCCGAGTGCATGGAGCGTCGGGACGGAGTCGGTGTCGAGATAGCTGCGTCGGAATCCGTCCATCGAGACGAGTATCACCTGTGGCGCGGCACCGGTTGCCGATACACCGGCCGCTGGCTGCACTGGCGCGGTGGCGCATGCTGAAACGAAGATTGCCAGCGTAGCGACGACTGACGCAGCGGCCGAGCGGTGCAACGATTTCATCTGGGTTCCGATTGGGGAGTGCGTTGGGGATGCTGCGGCGAGCCCGGGAACAGCAAAGGCGCCCGAAGGCGCCCCGCAAATACGAAGAAAGACGACTCTACCGTTGAGGCTTTCCAGGTGGATTGGGCCCCTTGAACACGTCCGCGTTGAGCGCGATGTACGACCGCAAGTTCTGCGGAACGTCTTCTTCCGGGAAGATGGCCGTCACGGGACATTCCGGCTCGCATGCACCGCAATCGATGCATTCATCCGGATGGATATATAGCTGCTTCTCGCCCTCGTAGATGCAATCCACGGGGCAGACGTCGACGCAAGCACGGTCCTTCACGCCGATGCAGGCTTCAGTAATTACGTAGGGCATTTCACGGGGTTGGTTCGGCCTTCTATGAAGCGATTGGTCAATCCTAAGAAAGATAGGCCCGGGGGACCAGATTTCAACGCCAGGGCGGGACGTTGCCCTTCCACTCCAGCTCCGGGTTGTCCCTGAAGAACGTCGCTTTTCGCCCGATCACCTGCACCACCTCGGCGCCGGTCGCGTCGGCGAGCGCGCCGGCGACTTCCTTGATAGGCGCACTCAGATTGCGGCTGATATCCACCTTCACGAGCTCGTGCGTTCGAAGCACGTCGTCCATCGTTTTTACGATCGCGTCGGTGACTCCGCCGTGCCCGACGTGAACCAGCGGACTCAATCGCTGCGCCTCGGCGCGCAGATTCGCTCGCTCCTTACTGTTCATTGCTCGCGCGCACCTGTCCAGGAATTGTAAAGAACGGTCTGACGTCGACCGCCGGACTGTTCCAGTAATCGTGCCGATCGGGATCGCGCCGCATTACCTGAAAGTGCAGATGCGGCACGGGCGCGTTTCCCGTCATACCAACATAACCGAGCAGTTCGCCCTGCGAGACATGCTCGTTCGGTACCAGGCCGTCCGCGTATCCTTCGAGATGCGCATAATAGAATATGAAACGGCCAGTTTCATCCATCATGTAGATGGTGATCCCGCCCAGCGCATTCCTGCTCAGCCGCATGATGGTACCGGACTCGGCGGCCACCACTCTCGTCCCCTTTGGAACCAGAATGTCACTCGCACGATGGGTCCTTCCGTTGTCGCGCCGGTCGTTGAAGCTGTCCGAAACGCCGCTCGGCTGAACCCCTTCGACGGGAACCATCAGCGGATTGGCATCGAAATAGGATGTGTCGTCAGCGTCCGCCGGCACCCTTGCCGTTCCGCCGGATGGATATGACTCCGGCACGGGAGCGGGTAGCGGTGGAAGTGGACGTATGCTCGCTCCACACCCGGCCATCGCGACCAGCGCAACGATCATCGCATTTCTTCGCGCGACTTCGAGCGGACTTCTCATCTACGATCAGATTTCCGCGCCAACGCCGGTGAGCGTCACGCTCGTCGTCCACAGCCTTTCCTGCAGCGCCACGTCGTGACTCAATGCACTTGTCCCCGCCGGCTTGCACTTGTCAAAGTACTGCCCCGTCACGCCTTCCACATCAGGCGACGCGGCAAGATACACGGTGGTACGCGCGCCTTTCTCCGGCGAGAGCATGAGCCACCGACTCAGAAAAGCGAGGATGGGAACATCCCGCCATATCTCCGTCGCGACGACTCCTGGATGCAGAGCGTTCACCGTAACGCCGCTTCCTGCGAGCCTGCGCGCAAGTGCGTACGTGAACATCAAATCCTCCAGCTTACTATCGGAGTACATGCGAATGTTGCTGTAGCTGCGCTCACCCTGGAGATTGTCGAAGTCGAGTCTGCCGCGCCGATGCGCACCAGATGAGACATTGACGATCCGGGCGCTACCAGCGGCACGCAATCCCGGAAGCAGCAGATGAGCGAGCATGAAATACGCGAGATAGTTCACCGCGAAGGTGCGCTCGATGCCATCTACCGTCAACTCGCGATGCTTGAGCGCAACGCCGGCATTGTTGACCAGTACGTCGATCCGGGGATGCGCGGCGAGAATTGCCGCTGCAATGGAGCGTACGTCCGATTGTGAGGAGAGATCGGCAATGGACAGCTCTGCACTGCCTCCGTGTCCGCCCTGCAGCGCCGCTGCCGCGATCTCTTCAAGAGCACGCTCGCCCCTGGCTCTATCGCGGCACACCATCACGATTCGCGCGCCGAGCGCCGCGAGCGCCGCGGCGGCGGCCTTGCCGATGCCCGTGTTTGCGCCCGTGATGACACAGGTCTTTCCGTGCATCGATGTGGTGACGGGGTTACAGGCGCTCATCCAATCTCGCTTGCATCTGGAGTGACAGGCAGGGATATACATCCCTGCCCCACCGGCGCGGACCATCGATGCGCGAATGATCGGTCGTAAGAGTAGCTATTCGCAGGTCTGTCCCCGGTATCGTCGCTCTCCGGAACGCCGATGCTCAACCATCACCAAAGATGCCAGATCAAGGTGGGGCAAGGATGTATCCTTGCCTGTTACTTGGAATGCAATCTAGACCGGATCGATGACCTGCACCTAGATCACGCCGTTGGTCGTGCCGGTGCCGTTCTGAATCGACATTGGCGAATCCAGCTTCACGACCACCTGTCCGCCACTCGGCAGGCACGCATCGTACTTCTCGGTCTGGTGTGCCAGTACCGCGCCCGCCGCGGCGCCGCCGGCGGCGCCGATGATCGTGCCCTTGGTCTTGGACCGGCCGCCGAGTATGCGTCCGAGAATCGCGCCCACGACCGCACCGCCGGCCACCTTGGTCGCGTCGTTGTTATCGGCCGCCTTCACCTTTTCGACGCCGGCGCTGACGATCTGGCCATTCACAGGATAGGTCTTGCCGCCGTACGTGATCGAGCGCACAACCAGGCCGATGTTCATGTTCTCGCCGGCCTGATTGCTTCGGCCGAGCGAAGTGATTTCCAGAACCGCCGTTGCACCCGCTGGAATCACGACGCCGTTGGATCCCGACACAGCCTCGGCGAGCGTCGCCGTTATGCGGTCGCCGACGCTGTTGGTGTTGGTGCAGACGCGCTGTCCGGAGCTGAGCGAGAGATTGGTTCCGGCTGATACGACTCCCACCCTCCCCTCGGTGTTGGCAGCGGTCGAAGGCGCCTTGACGACTGTGTTACCGGACGGTGTGGTGACCCGTGCGGGCGCCTGAGCAACCGCTGGGGCCTTTGGCTCCGGTGCGGGAGTGCGTCTGCGTGGAGGCGGTGCGACGGCGACACGCTTTTTCTCGACTACCGCGGCGCGGGGCGGCGCCGGCGGCGGTGTTGTGGGAACGTCCTTGAGCTGCGGCTGCGCGGCCGTATCGTTGTTCGCGAGCTGGAGATCGCGCGAGAGCGACGAGTCCTGCGCCAGAGGATCCTGGGCTGATTTATTGTCGCTCTTGTTGCATGCAGCAGCGGCGAGCAGCGCTATTGCACAGATCGCCGCGGGACGAATTGATCTCATTGAGTTTTTAGGTTCGCCTAGTAATTGCCACGAAGGATTGGACCGCGCTGATTGATCAAGATAGTTCCACCGCGGCCGTGACGTCCGCGAGGATCGCAGTGATCGCCATCGACCACTCCGCCACGTAAAATTGCACCGCCGATCGCGCCGATGATTCCAGCGAGCCCACCACCGCTGTGCGTCGATCCCGACTCACCCGATGGATAGGAGACGTCGACGGGTTGCGGGCGCGGCGTAGCGACAGCTGGCTGATCCACCGGAGCGGGAGTGGTGGAGGCGACATCGGAACTGGTGGCCGCAGGCTCGGACGTGGTCGTGGCCACGGGCAGAGGTGGAAGCGCGGCAGCTGGCGATGGCGTCACATCACGATGCGTCACGCGACTGCTGACCAGTCGCGTCGATTTGCTGGACGATCGAAGTTTCGCACGTCCCTGGGGCGACAGCTCCTCGGGAGACACGACTGTCTGCACACCGGCATGGGGTGCGAGTGCCAGCACATCGTTGGTCTTGGCAGTAGCCAGGTCCTTCGCCAGATCATCGCTCATTCTGGCGTCCTTTCCCTTGCACGCGGCAACGCTCAACAGAACCGCGGCGGAAGCGAACAGCGACCCGTAACGCATGTGTCCTCCAGCGGACGTCCTTCGACCATATTTCAACCCGCGTACTCAACCCCCGGTGCAAACCAAGGTTCCATCCTCATGATCCGAAATCTGGCGAAGATCGCAGCCCTCGCGGGACTGGCCGGACTGGCCGGACTGGCCGGACCAGGCTGCTCCTCCGGCTCCGCACCAGGGGTGACCGCCCTCCAGCGCATCGCGGCGCAACGGGCGATCCGGACCGAGGTCGAGGCTGCCTACGACTTCACCCGACGGGACGTTCCCGGGAACCTGATGGCCCTGTACGCCCCCACCGGACCCATCCTGTCGGCCAGTGGCGGGCGGATCACGACGTCGCGGGATTCGCTCCGGGCTGGCATCCAGGCATTCTGGACCAATGTCGGGCAAAATATGCGCGATGCGCACGTGGAGTGGACGGCGATGCACATCGACGTACTCGCCCCAAGAGTGGCCGTAATGACCGCAACGTACAGGATACCGCACAGACAGCCGAGTGGGCTGCCGCACGTGATCGGGGGCGCCTGGACCGCCGTTTTCGTGCTGCGAGGCGGGCACTGGTACATCGTGGATGAGCATCTGTCCGACAATCCGTTCGCATCCTGACCACGCCCGGATGGCGCCGCAATCGCGGCATGCGTAATCGCATGCTGACAGGTCGGTCGCAGCGTGACGATACTTGCCAGAAGCGACGGAAGGGCCGGACCGACCGGCTCCGGTGTGCCCTTTGCAGAACCAGGATCGTCAGAACTGACAATGTCGGAAGCGAAAGCGGCAGGCACGCCCTATCTGATTCACGCCTACGAGCACAAGGCGTACCCGATCCCCGCGGATCATCCGCTCTCGATCGGGCGGGAGACGGCGTGCGACATCACCGTCAACGAGGTGGCCGTATCGCGCCATCACGCGGAGATCCGGCAGGAAGGCGACGCCTTCGTTCTGCATCCCGTCGGGTCGACGACCACGGTGATGAACTCGATGCCGGTTCTAGCTCCGCAGCCTCTCCAGGAAGGCTCGACGTTCCTGGTCGGGTCCATGAAGTTCATCTTCACACGAGAGCGGCTTCCGGTCGCGATGAAGATCGCGACCCCGGTGGATCGTCCGGCTACAGTCGACGGCAGACGTCCTACGCTGACATTTCCGGGCCAGCCGAACGCGCCTGAGATTCAGCAGCCGTCAAACGGCCTCAAGCTGATGCCGCTCGTCCTGGTGGCCGTCGTGGTGATCGTCGGCGGCGCGGCGTACTGGGCGTTGAATCTGAGGTAGCGCAGGGACGCGGCGCAGCTGAAGCCGCGGTGGCACGCGAAGAGACAGGCGCGGATACATCCGCGCCCTACCTGCGCCATCATCATTTACGCCTGCAACGCGACGGTGATTCTTCGGGTCGTTATCGGTGGAGCCCCGCCTGCGGCGAAGATGACGGACAACCAGCTACGCACCCACAGCGAACCGCTCGAACGCGAGCTTCTCCAGCTCGTCGCGCACCGCGGGAATCGTCAACTCTTCCAGCACTTCGGCCGCGAACGCGTAGGTGAGCAACCGCAGCGCTATCTCCGGCCCGATGCCGCGACTCTTGAGATAGAACAACGCTGTCGAATCTACCGGACCGATCGTGGCGCCGTGCGTGCACTTG
Proteins encoded:
- a CDS encoding glycine zipper domain-containing protein, with translation MRSIRPAAICAIALLAAAACNKSDNKSAQDPLAQDSSLSRDLQLANNDTAAQPQLKDVPTTPPPAPPRAAVVEKKRVAVAPPPRRRTPAPEPKAPAVAQAPARVTTPSGNTVVKAPSTAANTEGRVGVVSAGTNLSLSSGQRVCTNTNSVGDRITATLAEAVSGSNGVVIPAGATAVLEITSLGRSNQAGENMNIGLVVRSITYGGKTYPVNGQIVSAGVEKVKAADNNDATKVAGGAVVGAILGRILGGRSKTKGTIIGAAGGAAAGAVLAHQTEKYDACLPSGGQVVVKLDSPMSIQNGTGTTNGVI
- a CDS encoding FHA domain-containing protein — encoded protein: MSEAKAAGTPYLIHAYEHKAYPIPADHPLSIGRETACDITVNEVAVSRHHAEIRQEGDAFVLHPVGSTTTVMNSMPVLAPQPLQEGSTFLVGSMKFIFTRERLPVAMKIATPVDRPATVDGRRPTLTFPGQPNAPEIQQPSNGLKLMPLVLVAVVVIVGGAAYWALNLR
- a CDS encoding YhbY family RNA-binding protein, whose product is MNSKERANLRAEAQRLSPLVHVGHGGVTDAIVKTMDDVLRTHELVKVDISRNLSAPIKEVAGALADATGAEVVQVIGRKATFFRDNPELEWKGNVPPWR
- a CDS encoding M23 family metallopeptidase; amino-acid sequence: MRSPLEVARRNAMIVALVAMAGCGASIRPLPPLPAPVPESYPSGGTARVPADADDTSYFDANPLMVPVEGVQPSGVSDSFNDRRDNGRTHRASDILVPKGTRVVAAESGTIMRLSRNALGGITIYMMDETGRFIFYYAHLEGYADGLVPNEHVSQGELLGYVGMTGNAPVPHLHFQVMRRDPDRHDYWNSPAVDVRPFFTIPGQVRASNEQ
- a CDS encoding SDR family oxidoreductase, with translation MSACNPVTTSMHGKTCVITGANTGIGKAAAAALAALGARIVMVCRDRARGERALEEIAAAALQGGHGGSAELSIADLSSQSDVRSIAAAILAAHPRIDVLVNNAGVALKHRELTVDGIERTFAVNYLAYFMLAHLLLPGLRAAGSARIVNVSSGAHRRGRLDFDNLQGERSYSNIRMYSDSKLEDLMFTYALARRLAGSGVTVNALHPGVVATEIWRDVPILAFLSRWLMLSPEKGARTTVYLAASPDVEGVTGQYFDKCKPAGTSALSHDVALQERLWTTSVTLTGVGAEI
- the fdxA gene encoding ferredoxin, which produces MPYVITEACIGVKDRACVDVCPVDCIYEGEKQLYIHPDECIDCGACEPECPVTAIFPEEDVPQNLRSYIALNADVFKGPNPPGKPQR
- a CDS encoding nuclear transport factor 2 family protein; amino-acid sequence: MIRNLAKIAALAGLAGLAGLAGPGCSSGSAPGVTALQRIAAQRAIRTEVEAAYDFTRRDVPGNLMALYAPTGPILSASGGRITTSRDSLRAGIQAFWTNVGQNMRDAHVEWTAMHIDVLAPRVAVMTATYRIPHRQPSGLPHVIGGAWTAVFVLRGGHWYIVDEHLSDNPFAS